Proteins encoded within one genomic window of Neoarius graeffei isolate fNeoGra1 chromosome 18, fNeoGra1.pri, whole genome shotgun sequence:
- the LOC132866577 gene encoding uncharacterized protein LOC132866577, protein MLSVSICRIGRQPPVGGRRRLLTDPQEQAICNMVIQNNAITLTQIRNAVLEDQAIFHNINSISVSTIDRVLKRNRMTMKQIYRVPFDRNTERVKELRYQYVQRIMALEGIETPHLLVFVDEAGFNLAKCRRRGRNIIGQRATVDVPGQRGGNITMCAAISDNGVATHIASLGPYNTQRLLLYLDRLYVDLVPENERGLEAPHLSQFVIVWDNVSFHRGPLIRAWFDTHPRMRNVFLPPYSPFLNPIEEFFSAWRWRVYERHIGDQRSLLNAMDAACDDITGDQCRGWLRHSRRFFPRCIARENIRCDVDENLWPNREQRMDGLEDEEGYQERVGEDSNSD, encoded by the exons ATGTTGTCCGTGTCTATCTGCAGAATTGGGCGACAGCCTCCTGTGGGCGGTAGAAGGAGATTGCTCACAGATCCCCAGGAACAAGCCATCTGCAACATGGTCATACAGAACAATGCCATTACACTCACACAGATCCGCAATGCAGTCCTTGAAGACCAAGCCATCTTCCACAATATCAACTCCATTAGTGTATCAACCATAGACCGGGTACTCAAGAGAAACCGTATGACAATGAAACAAATATACAGGGTACCATTTGACAGGAATACAGAGAGGGTAAAAGAACTGCGGTACCAGTATGTGCAG AGAATAATGGCATTGGAGGGAATAGAAACACCTCATCTCCTGGTGTTTGTGGACGAGGCAGGTTTCAATCTGGCCAAGTGCCGCAGGCGCGGACGTAACATCATTGGCCAGCGGGCCACAGTAGACGTCCCGGGTCAAAGAGGAGGAAATATCACAATGTGTGCGGCCATTTCTGACAATGGTGTGGCCACACATATTGCAAGCCTAGGCCCATACAACACGCAGAGGCTCCTCCTCTACCTGGATCGTCTGTATGTGGATTTGGTCCCCGAGAATGAAAGGGGACTCGAAGCGCCCCACCTATCACAATTTGTCATTGTGTGGGACAATGTCAGCTTTCACCGTGGCCCACTCATCAGAGCGTGGTTCGACACCCATCCAAGGATGCGTAATGTTTTTTTACCACCATACTCGCCATTCCTCAATCCCATTGAAGAATTTTTTTCTGCTTGGAGGTGGAGGGTTTATGAACGCCACATTGGGGATCAGAGGTCTCTCCTCAATGCCATGGATGCTGCCTGCGATGACATCACAGGCGATCAGTGTCGGGGTTGGCTAAGACATTCACGCCGCTTCTTTCCACGCTGCATCGCAAGGGAGAACATCCGGTGCGATGTTGATGAAAATCTGTGGCCAAACAGAGAGCAGCGGATGGATGGCCTGGAGGATGAGGAAGGCTACCAGGAGAGGGTGGGGGAAGACAGCAACAGCGACTAA